Part of the Pseudobdellovibrionaceae bacterium genome is shown below.
TTGAAGTGGCAGGAGAATTGAAGCTGAAGCGAGTGGTCATCGGGAGCGACTCAAGTAATATGGCCATGGACGAAGGTCGTTATGCCGAGTCAATGGACGTCAACTGTGAAAGTGACCCGTTGGTGTTTAAAACCTGCGCGGTGGATTCGCCTTACCCCATTGTCGATGTGGTCCCCATCGCCTCAAAAGTCACAGAACATTGCCAGATTCCTGAGAGTTTTGGATTTATTGGTTCTCGCCTTTGGGTAGACAAGGGTTGCAGCGGGCTTTTCAAGATTTACACAATGCCCAAGGAGCACTTCGAGGGGCAGTCAATTACAAGAAATGTAGAAACTCAGGCATTTAGCTTTTAAGGGTTTGGATTCTTTAGTGACAAAGTGAGTTTGAATTGGGCAATGGGAGTGTGGGGAGAACTAGCTAAAGCCGCAAAGGCATTAAAAGTGGCGTGCACCCTTTCGCCGCTGTTGTTTGCTTGCAGAACTAAATCTCTGATTGCATCCCCTTCGTTACAAATAAATAAGACGTCTTCAGTGGCTCGCTTTAAAAATTCTGCGGTAAAATCCTTAAACACAAAGTGCAATGAAATCTTAAGACTTCGCATGTGAAACAGAGCCAGGGCGCCTACGGATAAATCGGCGCCGCAGGCCAAGGCTCCAAAGTACATGGAGCCAACATGATTTTTTGAGCGTTTGGTTAACGGAATTCGCACAGTCACTTTGCTGCCTTCAATGGACTCAATTTTTGGCCACAAAAAAGCGAGCATGGGAATTTTGGCTAAGCCAAATCCGCGAAGAATCCAAGTGTATTGAAGTCGAGTGAGTGTATCTGCCACAAAAGAAATTATAGCCACATGGGGAGAACTTCAGCAACTTTTGTTTTTTAGGTAGAAATCAAAGAGAGACATTGTTAGAAATTAAATATGAAGAAAAACAATTCGCCAGAATCTCCCTTTAAGATCAGTCTGTCCCAACACATTTGGCAACAAAAGTACCGTTGGGTGGAGTCGGGTGAAGTGCGCGATCAAACCATCGAAGATACCTGGCAGCGAGTGGCCAGGGCGCTGGCCGCCAACGAAGTGAACAAAGTCAATTGGCAAGATGCATTTTTAAAGGCGCTTCAGAGTTTTTCTTTTCTGCCAGGGGGCCGCATTCTGGCCAATGCCGGCACCACTCACAGAGCCACATTGTTAAATTGTTTTGTTATGGGAACCCTAGGGGACTCTATGGAAGGGATCTTTGAGGGGCTCAAAGAAGGGGCTCTCACCATGCAGCAAGGTGGTGGTGTGGGTTATGATTTTTCACCGCTTCGACCAAAGGGCTTTTTAGCGCATGCGACCGGTCGAGTGGCCTCGGGGCCTGTTTCATTTATGAGAATATGGAACACCATGTGCGCCACAATTCTGACAGTGGGGGCCCGGCGCGGAGCGATGATGGCCACACTTAGGTGTGATCATCCGGATATCGAAGATTTTATTACCGCAAAAAGTTTTTCTGGGGAGCTGAAACATTTCAACCTCTCGGTATTGGTCACCGATGCATTTATGCAAGCCGTAGAAAAAGACGAAATGTGGCTTTTGGTGTTTCCTGTGGAGAAGGGAGACGACGCTGCCGGGGAGTATGTGGAACGCCGGTGGTCGGGTCAGAGTGAGGTGACCAGGTGCCGTGTTTGTAGAAAAATTCGGGCTCGGGATTTGTGGAAAAAAATATTAAAGCAGACTTACGAGTATTCAGAGCCGGGTGTTTTATTCATCGATCGTATCAATCAGCAAAACAACTTGTGGTACGACGAGCAAATCACGGCCACCAATCCTTGTGGTGAAATACCGCTTCCGCCTTATGGTGCTTGTAATTTGGGTTCAGTGAATCTGACGCAGTTTATTCTAGACCCCTTTCGGTCATCGGCGGCCTTTGATTTTGCCAAACTCCAATCGATGATTGGCGTGTATGTTCGCATGCTGGATAATGTGTTAGATATTTCTCACTATCCGTTGGGTCAGCAAAGAGCGCAAGTTCTAAAGGCTCGGCGAATTGGGCTCGGACTGACGGGTTTAGGCGATGCCTTGACCATGTTGAACCTTAATTATGGTGACGATAAGGCTTGTGAGTGGGCGTCCTCAGTTATGAAGATGATCTGCCATGAGGCCTATCGGGCTTCGATTCAGTTGGCTCAAGAAAAAGGGAGTTTCCCGCAGTTTGACCGCGCCAAGTTTTTAGAGGGGGCTTTTGTTCAAACTCTGCCTTTGGATATTCAGCAAGGAATATTTGATTTTGGATTGCGAAACAGTCACCTCACGGCCATTGCTCCAACGGGAACGATCAGTTTATTGGCAAATAATGTATCCAGTGGCATTGAACCAATTTTTGCTACAGAATATTCAAGAAAAATTTTGCAACAAAATGACCGCTTTAAAGATTATGTGGTGCGCGATTTCGCCAGGCAAATTTGGGAAGAGGTATATCCAGGTGCCCCGATGCCTCAGCATATGGTCACGGCTTATGATTTGTCTCCAAAAGTCCATTTGAAAATGCAGGCCGCCCTTCAGCCTTATGTGGATAATTCCATTTCTAAAACGATCAATGTGCCAAAGGCTTTGAGCTTCGACGACTTTGCCATGGTCTATGATTGGGCGTTCAAGTTGAACTTAAAAGGTTGCACCACTTACAGAGAAAGTGATGTGCGTGGCTCCGTCTTATCAAGTGGGCCATCATAGAGAAATGAGGAAGTGATGCAGCAAAAACGTTTGTTCTTCGGTATTCCGATGGGAAGTGATTTGGGGCTGGCCTTTCAGGACACCATGAAAAAGCTTAAGGCCAATGCAGATAAGAAAAATATTGAAGTTCAATGGGTACCTGAAGAAAATTTACATATCACTTTAAGGTTTTTGGGAGAAACGCCCGTAGATAGAATTTCAGACCTTGTGGGTTTAGTTGAGCCGATCTTAAGCGATACGGCAGGCTTTTCACTAAAGGTGCAGGGCCTCGGTGCTTTTCCGGATGACAATCATGCCCGCGTGCTGTGGGCGGGCGTCCAAAATAAATTGGCTCTTCGCCATTTACAATCGGCCATGGATGAGGCGGTTTTAGAGTGGGGCGGAGAAGAAGACGCACGAGAGTTTCACCCACACCTCACCGTGGGACGTATCCGAAAAACAAGAAGTGTCAGAGATTTGTTCTCGCCCTTTGTGCGAAAAAAATTTGGTGCGCTTTCGGCCAAAGAAGTCTGGCTTTTTGAGAGTGTTCAGCGTAGAGATTTTGCCCCAGAATACCGTCCTGTTCACAAATTTTTGTTAAAACCTATTGAAGTCGAGGATGAAATTTAATGGCATCCATTGATGTGTGGCAGTTTTTAGCTGGCCTCGGACTATTTCTTTTTGGTCTTATTCAGCTTGAAAGTTCGTTAAAGCTAATCGCCGGGCGATCCTTTAAAAAATTTTTGCGAAAGCAAACAGGCAACATGTTAAAGGCCATTCTCGGCGGAACGGTAGCCACCGCCATTCTGCAAAGCAGCAGTGTTGTGATGCTGATGGTGCTGGCATTTGTCGGCGCCGGCGTGCTGGATTTGCGCCATGCCTTGGGTGTGATACTTGGCTCAAATTTGGGCACAACTTTTACGGGTTGGATTGTGGCCGCTGTAGGTTTTAAAGTGGAGGTAGCTAGAGTCTCATTGCCTCTACTTACGTTGGGGACACTGGGCGCCATTTTGTTTGCGAGGCTTAAGATTTTGCGGCAGGTGTTTTTGCTGCTGGCGGGTCTTGGGTTTTTATTTTTTGGCCTCGACTTTATGAAAGCCGGGATGGTGGACTTGGCAAAAGTGGTGGATGTGTCCGAGTTCGCTGCGGCACCCGCTGTAGTTTTTCTCGTTCTCGGTTTTGTGCTGACGGCCTTCATACAATCAAGCTCCGCCATGATGGTGATCACCCTGAGTGCGATCGACGCCGGAGTCATCCCACTGCAGGCCGCGGCGGCCATTGTGATTGGTGCCGATTTAGGAACAACAACCACTGCGATGTTGGGGTCATTGGGCGGTATACCAGAGAAAAAACGAGTGGCATTGGCCCACTTTCTTTTTAATCTCATCACAGATTTAACCGCTTTTGCGGTTCTAGTTCCGCTGTTGCAAGGGCTCACCTCTATTGTAGGGGTATCTGATCCTCTTTTTACGCTGGTGGCTTTTCACAGTGCCTTTAACTTTTTGGGCATTTTATTGTTTATTCCGTTTCTTGGGGGATTTTCTCGGTTTTTGCAGAATCGATTCAAGGACGAGAGCGACAGCGTGGGGGTGTATTTATCAAAGGTACCTGTTACGGTTCCTGAGGCGGCGCTTGAGGCGTTGTATAACGAAGGCCGGCATTTGATGGGTCAGGTGGTGTCTATTAACAGCCATGTTTTTAAGTTGACCACTTCGTATTCCACCTGGCCAAGTCTGCCCTCAGAAGGCGGTCCCACCGATTTAATATCTAGTTATAGCTTTACACGAGAGTACGAGTTACTAAAGCGCCTTGAGGGCGAGATCCTTTCTTATGTGACGCACCTTCAGGGTGAACCTCTGCAACCCGACGAGTCCGAGAAATTGGCTCGGTCGTTGTCTGTTGTTAGAAACAGTGTGCAAGCTGTAAAATGTGTCAAGGACATTCGTCACGACCTCGAAGAGTTCGAAAGTGCCATAGATGACGACGTGGAGTCTCAGTATCAAAGTTTTCGGTTTCAAATCAAAGAATTCTACGAAGCTTTAGACGCAATTTTTCAAGTGAAAGAAGCGTCGGTAGTATTTGAAGAGTTGGCGCAATTGTTAAAACTAAGTCGCGAACAATACGACCAGGTCATGCGATCCGTTCATAAATTCAATGGGCAAGCGAGGCTTGGAGAAGGCATGGTGTCTGAGGTTCTCAACGTCAATCGTGAGCTCTATTTATCTAAGAAAGCCACAATCTTAGCTAGCAAGGACCTGTTGTTGTCAGTAACGGCAGCAAGAGATTTTGATAGTTTGCCTCATGCCTAGTAGGTTTAAGTGTTGCGGCAATGTGGGGCCGAAAGGCTGCAAACTAAAACAAAATGGCCATATGTTTTACAGGACTTTGGTCGACCTTCGTTTTGATGAAAAAATCATTTTTTCGTCTATCTTTTAGTGCCCCATCTCGGGATGGGAATTTCTGAAAAATTGTACCCAAATCAGGGATCGCTTAAGCTTAAAAGTGACGTGTAGAAGTGATCTGTAAATCTGATTAATGAATAGAAACTTTAAATAATAAAAATTGCAATAGGTAGGTTTCTTATGAAAAGCAAGGCGTTTTCTTTGTGGACAATTGGGGTTTTGGGACTAATGGTGGCAGGCTGTTCAGACACCCATCTCATTGGGGCGACCAATGTTTCAAAACAAGACCTGGGTACATCGGCTCACGATGTGAATATTTATAAACTCAATAACCTGGTCTGTGACCCTATGGGAAACTCGGGCAGTTTGGGTTTGGGGTATGGTCTCAAGGCTGAGCTGTTTTACACAAACGGCACCAACTACGATGCAGTTCAAGACTACATGGATCACGGCACCAAGGCTGAATTTGACCTTTTTTATAGTGCACTAAATGTACCTACTCGGGCTTTTAGCTTAGGGTTTCCTACCGAAACCGGAGTTATGGTGAAAGACGACCAGGGTAATGACCTAGTCGAGTATTTTGGGCTGCGTTTTAATACTCACTTTCAGTTAGGCGAGGCTGACGAGCCCGGTGTGTATGAATTTGCAGTATTGTCTGATGATGGCACCATCATTCGCGTGCGTGATGGGGAAGGGACGGCCAGAGAGCTTGTGGCCAATGATGGAGATCATCCCACCCGCATGGGTTGTTCCACAAGCACTTTATATGTGGATCATAACTCATTGATTCCTATGGAAATTGATTACTATCAAGGGCCAAGATACCACATTTCTTTAGTGCCGCTTTGGCGAAAAGTAGATGAACAGCGGCAGGCCGAGCCCCTTTGTGGTCGCCAGGGCAATTCGCTGTTTTTTGATTCCACAAACAATTCAAAGCCCCAACAAGCTTATTTGGATTTGATGAACCGCGGATGGAAGGTGTGGGAGCCTGAGAATTTTCGTCTTCCTGCGGGAGCGGGGTTTAACCCTTGCGTAGAGGGCGAAATGCCTTTGATCACTGAATTTACCGTGATTGACAGTCTTGATGGTGAAATCACTGTATCCTGGACCACAGACATCCCTTCAACAGCTCAAGTTCGAATTGTGGATTTGGGCACGGGGCAGGAGACCGTCACAGATAGCGACAATGTTTTAAGAACCAGTCATTCCCAGGTGATCAGGGGGCTTGTGCCAGGCAACGAATATAGCTTGCAGGGCATTTCTATATCTGATTCTTATGGAAAAGCTCGAAGTGAAGAAGTCTTTCTCGTTCCTCTGTACAATTAAAAATGAGAGGGCCGTCACTAGCGAAGTGACGGCCTTGATGAAGGGATCGGGTTAAAGAAAGTTTATCGGCTTTTATTGACCGGGCCATGACCGTTAAATATGATTGGGCTTATTAATGTCTGAAAGGTTTTAGGCGGTCATGTTGCGACGGTTTCCTATACGAGCCAAAATGTTGGCTTACACCTTGATTATCGTGCTTGGCTTAGGCGGCAGTTTGGCCGTGACTCAGGTGATCTCCGAATCCGAACGGATTTTAACAACCTTTACAAATAGCGCCAAAAAAACCAGCCAGTTTATTTCCAACTCCATCCGGGATCAGATTGAGGCTCAAAACATAGAAGCCATTCAAGAGATTCTTTCCTCCGCCGACGTGAATCCCAATATCGATAGTATCAGAGTCACCGACCGCGTAGGCCTTCCCCTTTACTCCTGGAAACGAGGCGAAGGAGTTTCGACTGATAAAAAGCGAATATCCCATCGAAGTTTAGATGCCATTATGGATTCACGGGGATGGGTGGTTTATCAAGAAGGTGAACTGCTGCAAATTGGCGGCGTTATGCAAAAAGGTGAAGAAGACGTTTTTGGTTATATTCTTGTGACCTTTTCTTTGGAAGACATCACTTCGTTTA
Proteins encoded:
- a CDS encoding YiiD C-terminal domain-containing protein — translated: MAIISFVADTLTRLQYTWILRGFGLAKIPMLAFLWPKIESIEGSKVTVRIPLTKRSKNHVGSMYFGALACGADLSVGALALFHMRSLKISLHFVFKDFTAEFLKRATEDVLFICNEGDAIRDLVLQANNSGERVHATFNAFAALASSPHTPIAQFKLTLSLKNPNP
- a CDS encoding adenosylcobalamin-dependent ribonucleoside-diphosphate reductase gives rise to the protein MKKNNSPESPFKISLSQHIWQQKYRWVESGEVRDQTIEDTWQRVARALAANEVNKVNWQDAFLKALQSFSFLPGGRILANAGTTHRATLLNCFVMGTLGDSMEGIFEGLKEGALTMQQGGGVGYDFSPLRPKGFLAHATGRVASGPVSFMRIWNTMCATILTVGARRGAMMATLRCDHPDIEDFITAKSFSGELKHFNLSVLVTDAFMQAVEKDEMWLLVFPVEKGDDAAGEYVERRWSGQSEVTRCRVCRKIRARDLWKKILKQTYEYSEPGVLFIDRINQQNNLWYDEQITATNPCGEIPLPPYGACNLGSVNLTQFILDPFRSSAAFDFAKLQSMIGVYVRMLDNVLDISHYPLGQQRAQVLKARRIGLGLTGLGDALTMLNLNYGDDKACEWASSVMKMICHEAYRASIQLAQEKGSFPQFDRAKFLEGAFVQTLPLDIQQGIFDFGLRNSHLTAIAPTGTISLLANNVSSGIEPIFATEYSRKILQQNDRFKDYVVRDFARQIWEEVYPGAPMPQHMVTAYDLSPKVHLKMQAALQPYVDNSISKTINVPKALSFDDFAMVYDWAFKLNLKGCTTYRESDVRGSVLSSGPS
- the thpR gene encoding RNA 2',3'-cyclic phosphodiesterase encodes the protein MQQKRLFFGIPMGSDLGLAFQDTMKKLKANADKKNIEVQWVPEENLHITLRFLGETPVDRISDLVGLVEPILSDTAGFSLKVQGLGAFPDDNHARVLWAGVQNKLALRHLQSAMDEAVLEWGGEEDAREFHPHLTVGRIRKTRSVRDLFSPFVRKKFGALSAKEVWLFESVQRRDFAPEYRPVHKFLLKPIEVEDEI
- a CDS encoding Na/Pi cotransporter family protein encodes the protein MASIDVWQFLAGLGLFLFGLIQLESSLKLIAGRSFKKFLRKQTGNMLKAILGGTVATAILQSSSVVMLMVLAFVGAGVLDLRHALGVILGSNLGTTFTGWIVAAVGFKVEVARVSLPLLTLGTLGAILFARLKILRQVFLLLAGLGFLFFGLDFMKAGMVDLAKVVDVSEFAAAPAVVFLVLGFVLTAFIQSSSAMMVITLSAIDAGVIPLQAAAAIVIGADLGTTTTAMLGSLGGIPEKKRVALAHFLFNLITDLTAFAVLVPLLQGLTSIVGVSDPLFTLVAFHSAFNFLGILLFIPFLGGFSRFLQNRFKDESDSVGVYLSKVPVTVPEAALEALYNEGRHLMGQVVSINSHVFKLTTSYSTWPSLPSEGGPTDLISSYSFTREYELLKRLEGEILSYVTHLQGEPLQPDESEKLARSLSVVRNSVQAVKCVKDIRHDLEEFESAIDDDVESQYQSFRFQIKEFYEALDAIFQVKEASVVFEELAQLLKLSREQYDQVMRSVHKFNGQARLGEGMVSEVLNVNRELYLSKKATILASKDLLLSVTAARDFDSLPHA